The following coding sequences lie in one Arachis hypogaea cultivar Tifrunner chromosome 4, arahy.Tifrunner.gnm2.J5K5, whole genome shotgun sequence genomic window:
- the LOC112795499 gene encoding YTH domain-containing protein ECT4 isoform X2: MAATQPSQGPDHTVEEISAESDNMKDQGTAAIGHSREITSQSGPFGSGGDRPLYPPNVFAPQAQAFYYRGFENANGEWDEYPSYVNSEGLDIGSPGVYNENPSLIFHSGYGFNPQMPYGPYSPVTTPLPSVGGDAQLYSPQQFPYTGPPYYHQLVPPSLPYLNSPTPVSQPEITNLVSIDQQVDSMFFGPRPGYPSVGSFGRGSFSLAPGSFGFHESQQGFDGPRSGGIWSDCSKPSERHRSLMPLSPSVSPQPIGSIGSFGQSVGMASHQQRSMYGFGSGSNSYGRGYLPNQVSSFAGTNSSLSTNDRSFLFHENSRRQGRANAAFCNCNGTLDILSEQYRGPRASKLKTQISAENSSVDNSKSNAASTAKFQNESVNRPDFATDYKDAKFFVIKSYSEDNVHKSIKYGVWASTPNGNRKLDAAYRQAQEKQDHCPIFLFFSVNASAQFCGVAEMIGPVNFDKSADFWQQDKWSGQFPVKWHIIKDVPNSQFRHIVLENNDNKPVTNSRDTQEVKLQQGIEMLTILKNYETDVSILDDFEFYEDRQKAMQERKARQQSSMMAVGLVGESEHRGPANISGDFMKQMSKSFAQVVRLDESNNEATIASRGTSGSACPVGVVKADDGSGIPVSASTTQTG; this comes from the exons ATGGCGGCAACCCAACCATCGCAGGGTCCGGATCATACCGTCG AAGAGATATCAGCTGAATCAGATAACATGAAGGATCAG GGCACAGCAGCTATAGGTCATTCAAGAGAAATCACAAGTCAATCAGGACCTTTTGGTTCTGGTGGAGATCGTCCTTTGTACCCACCAAATGTGTTTGCTCCCCAGGCTCAGGCTTTCTATTACAGAG GATTTGAAAATGCCAATGGTGAATGGGATGAATATCCCTCATATGTCAATTCTGAGGGATTGGATATTGGATCTCCT GGTGTCTACAATGAAAATCCATCTCTTATATTCCATTCTGGATATGGCTTCAACCCACAAATGCCATATGGACCGTATTCCCCAGTTACCACACCGTTGCCTTCTGTAGGTGGAGATGCACAGTTATACTCTCCTCAGCAATTTCCATACACTGGGCCACCTTATTATCATCAACTAGTTCCTCCCAGCTTACCATATCTCAATTCACCAACTCCAGTTTCACAGCCAGAGATCACCAACCTTGTAAGCATTGATCAACAGGTTGATAGCATGTTTTTTGGACCAAGACCAGGCTATCCATCAGTGGGATCTTTTGGCAGAGGCAGTTTTTCTTTAGCACCTGGCTCCTTTGGTTTTCATGAATCCCAGCAAGGATTTGATGGACCAAGATCTGGTGGAATCTGGTCAGATTGCTCGAAACCCTCAGAAAGGCACAGGTCTCTAATGCCTCTATCACCATCTGTTTCTCCACAACCAATTGGCTCGATTGGCTCATTTGGCCAGAGTGTTGGAATG GCTTCTCATCAACAACGATCAATGTATGGTTTTGGATCTGGTTCAAACTCCTATGGTAGGGGCTATCTGCCTAACCAGGTTTCTAGCTTTGCAGGCACCAATTCCAGTCTTAGCACAAATGACAGGAGCTTCCTTTTTCATGAAAATAGCAGACGGCAAGGCAGAGCAAATGCTGCTTTTTGCAATTGTAATGGTACCCTTGATATACTTAGCGAACAATATCGAGGACCTAGGGCATCAAAGCTGAAAACTCAAATTTCAGCTGAAAATAGTTCTGTTGATAATAGTAAAAGTAATGCTGCATCTACTGCTAAGTTCCAAAATGAATCAGTCAACCGACCTGATTTTGCAACAGATTACAAGGATGCCAAATTTTTTGTCATCAAATCTTATAGTGAAGATAATGTTCACAAGAGCATCAAATATGGGGTCTGGGCAAGTACACCAAATGGAAACAGAAAGCTAGATGCCGCTTATCGCCAAGCACAAGAGAAGCAAGATCACTGTCCTATATTTCTCTTCTTTTCG GTAAATGCTAGTGCTCAATTCTGTGGTGTAGCTGAAATGATTGGACCTGTAAATTTTGACAAGAGTGCGGACTTCTGGCAGCAAGATAAGTGGAGTGGGCAGTTTCCTGTGAAGTGGCACATAATTAAAGATGTACCGAACAGTCAGTTTAGACACATCGTTCTTGAAAATAATGATAACAAGCCTGTGACCAACAGTCGGGATACACAAGAG GTGAAATTgcaacagggaattgaaatgttGACCATTTTGAAGAACTACGAAACCGATGTATCTATCTtagatgattttgaattttatgaagatCGACAGAAGGCTATGCAGGAACGGAAGGCAAGGCAACAGAGCAGTATGATGGCTGTCGGACTAGTTGGAGAAAGTGAGCATAGGGGTCCTGCTAACATTAGCGGTGATTTCATGAAGCAGATGTCAAAGAGCTTTGCTCAAGTTGTTCGCTTGGATGAGAGTAATAATGAAGCTACAATTGCCAGTAGAGGAACTTCTGGCTCCGCTTGCCCTGTGGGTGTAGTTAAAGCTGACGATGGCAGTGGCATTCCAGTGTCTGCCTCTACAACTCAAACTGGTTAG
- the LOC112795499 gene encoding YTH domain-containing protein ECT4 isoform X1, with protein sequence MAATQPSQGPDHTVEEISAESDNMKDQLHSSIPERSISSNSSQGTAAIGHSREITSQSGPFGSGGDRPLYPPNVFAPQAQAFYYRGFENANGEWDEYPSYVNSEGLDIGSPGVYNENPSLIFHSGYGFNPQMPYGPYSPVTTPLPSVGGDAQLYSPQQFPYTGPPYYHQLVPPSLPYLNSPTPVSQPEITNLVSIDQQVDSMFFGPRPGYPSVGSFGRGSFSLAPGSFGFHESQQGFDGPRSGGIWSDCSKPSERHRSLMPLSPSVSPQPIGSIGSFGQSVGMASHQQRSMYGFGSGSNSYGRGYLPNQVSSFAGTNSSLSTNDRSFLFHENSRRQGRANAAFCNCNGTLDILSEQYRGPRASKLKTQISAENSSVDNSKSNAASTAKFQNESVNRPDFATDYKDAKFFVIKSYSEDNVHKSIKYGVWASTPNGNRKLDAAYRQAQEKQDHCPIFLFFSVNASAQFCGVAEMIGPVNFDKSADFWQQDKWSGQFPVKWHIIKDVPNSQFRHIVLENNDNKPVTNSRDTQEVKLQQGIEMLTILKNYETDVSILDDFEFYEDRQKAMQERKARQQSSMMAVGLVGESEHRGPANISGDFMKQMSKSFAQVVRLDESNNEATIASRGTSGSACPVGVVKADDGSGIPVSASTTQTG encoded by the exons ATGGCGGCAACCCAACCATCGCAGGGTCCGGATCATACCGTCG AAGAGATATCAGCTGAATCAGATAACATGAAGGATCAG CTTCATTCATCTATACCTGAGAGGTCAATATCTTCTAACTCCTCTCAGGGCACAGCAGCTATAGGTCATTCAAGAGAAATCACAAGTCAATCAGGACCTTTTGGTTCTGGTGGAGATCGTCCTTTGTACCCACCAAATGTGTTTGCTCCCCAGGCTCAGGCTTTCTATTACAGAG GATTTGAAAATGCCAATGGTGAATGGGATGAATATCCCTCATATGTCAATTCTGAGGGATTGGATATTGGATCTCCT GGTGTCTACAATGAAAATCCATCTCTTATATTCCATTCTGGATATGGCTTCAACCCACAAATGCCATATGGACCGTATTCCCCAGTTACCACACCGTTGCCTTCTGTAGGTGGAGATGCACAGTTATACTCTCCTCAGCAATTTCCATACACTGGGCCACCTTATTATCATCAACTAGTTCCTCCCAGCTTACCATATCTCAATTCACCAACTCCAGTTTCACAGCCAGAGATCACCAACCTTGTAAGCATTGATCAACAGGTTGATAGCATGTTTTTTGGACCAAGACCAGGCTATCCATCAGTGGGATCTTTTGGCAGAGGCAGTTTTTCTTTAGCACCTGGCTCCTTTGGTTTTCATGAATCCCAGCAAGGATTTGATGGACCAAGATCTGGTGGAATCTGGTCAGATTGCTCGAAACCCTCAGAAAGGCACAGGTCTCTAATGCCTCTATCACCATCTGTTTCTCCACAACCAATTGGCTCGATTGGCTCATTTGGCCAGAGTGTTGGAATG GCTTCTCATCAACAACGATCAATGTATGGTTTTGGATCTGGTTCAAACTCCTATGGTAGGGGCTATCTGCCTAACCAGGTTTCTAGCTTTGCAGGCACCAATTCCAGTCTTAGCACAAATGACAGGAGCTTCCTTTTTCATGAAAATAGCAGACGGCAAGGCAGAGCAAATGCTGCTTTTTGCAATTGTAATGGTACCCTTGATATACTTAGCGAACAATATCGAGGACCTAGGGCATCAAAGCTGAAAACTCAAATTTCAGCTGAAAATAGTTCTGTTGATAATAGTAAAAGTAATGCTGCATCTACTGCTAAGTTCCAAAATGAATCAGTCAACCGACCTGATTTTGCAACAGATTACAAGGATGCCAAATTTTTTGTCATCAAATCTTATAGTGAAGATAATGTTCACAAGAGCATCAAATATGGGGTCTGGGCAAGTACACCAAATGGAAACAGAAAGCTAGATGCCGCTTATCGCCAAGCACAAGAGAAGCAAGATCACTGTCCTATATTTCTCTTCTTTTCG GTAAATGCTAGTGCTCAATTCTGTGGTGTAGCTGAAATGATTGGACCTGTAAATTTTGACAAGAGTGCGGACTTCTGGCAGCAAGATAAGTGGAGTGGGCAGTTTCCTGTGAAGTGGCACATAATTAAAGATGTACCGAACAGTCAGTTTAGACACATCGTTCTTGAAAATAATGATAACAAGCCTGTGACCAACAGTCGGGATACACAAGAG GTGAAATTgcaacagggaattgaaatgttGACCATTTTGAAGAACTACGAAACCGATGTATCTATCTtagatgattttgaattttatgaagatCGACAGAAGGCTATGCAGGAACGGAAGGCAAGGCAACAGAGCAGTATGATGGCTGTCGGACTAGTTGGAGAAAGTGAGCATAGGGGTCCTGCTAACATTAGCGGTGATTTCATGAAGCAGATGTCAAAGAGCTTTGCTCAAGTTGTTCGCTTGGATGAGAGTAATAATGAAGCTACAATTGCCAGTAGAGGAACTTCTGGCTCCGCTTGCCCTGTGGGTGTAGTTAAAGCTGACGATGGCAGTGGCATTCCAGTGTCTGCCTCTACAACTCAAACTGGTTAG
- the LOC112795499 gene encoding YTH domain-containing protein ECT4 isoform X6: protein MAATQPSQGPDHTVEEISAESDNMKDQGTAAIGHSREITSQSGPFGSGGDRPLYPPNVFAPQAQAFYYRGFENANGEWDEYPSYVNSEGLDIGSPGVYNENPSLIFHSGYGFNPQMPYGPYSPVTTPLPSVGGDAQLYSPQQFPYTGPPYYHQLVPPSLPYLNSPTPVSQPEITNLVSIDQQVDSMFFGPRPGYPSVGSFGRGSFSLAPGSFGFHESQQGFDGPRSGGIWSDCSKPSERHRSLMPLSPSVSPQPIGSIGSFGQSVGMASHQQRSMYGFGSGSNSYGRGYLPNQVSSFAGTNSSLSTNDRSFLFHENSRRQGRANAAFCNCNGTLDILSEQYRGPRASKLKTQISAENSSVDNSKSNAASTAKFQNESVNRPDFATDYKDAKFFVIKSYSEDNVHKSIKYGVWASTPNGNRKLDAAYRQAQEKQDHCPIFLFFSVNASAQFCGVAEMIGPVNFDKSADFWQQDKWSGQFPVKWHIIKDVPNSQFRHIVLENNDNKPVTNSRDTQEIWERKTDGDGRIVVQSNSRRHKYLDDSEEYG from the exons ATGGCGGCAACCCAACCATCGCAGGGTCCGGATCATACCGTCG AAGAGATATCAGCTGAATCAGATAACATGAAGGATCAG GGCACAGCAGCTATAGGTCATTCAAGAGAAATCACAAGTCAATCAGGACCTTTTGGTTCTGGTGGAGATCGTCCTTTGTACCCACCAAATGTGTTTGCTCCCCAGGCTCAGGCTTTCTATTACAGAG GATTTGAAAATGCCAATGGTGAATGGGATGAATATCCCTCATATGTCAATTCTGAGGGATTGGATATTGGATCTCCT GGTGTCTACAATGAAAATCCATCTCTTATATTCCATTCTGGATATGGCTTCAACCCACAAATGCCATATGGACCGTATTCCCCAGTTACCACACCGTTGCCTTCTGTAGGTGGAGATGCACAGTTATACTCTCCTCAGCAATTTCCATACACTGGGCCACCTTATTATCATCAACTAGTTCCTCCCAGCTTACCATATCTCAATTCACCAACTCCAGTTTCACAGCCAGAGATCACCAACCTTGTAAGCATTGATCAACAGGTTGATAGCATGTTTTTTGGACCAAGACCAGGCTATCCATCAGTGGGATCTTTTGGCAGAGGCAGTTTTTCTTTAGCACCTGGCTCCTTTGGTTTTCATGAATCCCAGCAAGGATTTGATGGACCAAGATCTGGTGGAATCTGGTCAGATTGCTCGAAACCCTCAGAAAGGCACAGGTCTCTAATGCCTCTATCACCATCTGTTTCTCCACAACCAATTGGCTCGATTGGCTCATTTGGCCAGAGTGTTGGAATG GCTTCTCATCAACAACGATCAATGTATGGTTTTGGATCTGGTTCAAACTCCTATGGTAGGGGCTATCTGCCTAACCAGGTTTCTAGCTTTGCAGGCACCAATTCCAGTCTTAGCACAAATGACAGGAGCTTCCTTTTTCATGAAAATAGCAGACGGCAAGGCAGAGCAAATGCTGCTTTTTGCAATTGTAATGGTACCCTTGATATACTTAGCGAACAATATCGAGGACCTAGGGCATCAAAGCTGAAAACTCAAATTTCAGCTGAAAATAGTTCTGTTGATAATAGTAAAAGTAATGCTGCATCTACTGCTAAGTTCCAAAATGAATCAGTCAACCGACCTGATTTTGCAACAGATTACAAGGATGCCAAATTTTTTGTCATCAAATCTTATAGTGAAGATAATGTTCACAAGAGCATCAAATATGGGGTCTGGGCAAGTACACCAAATGGAAACAGAAAGCTAGATGCCGCTTATCGCCAAGCACAAGAGAAGCAAGATCACTGTCCTATATTTCTCTTCTTTTCG GTAAATGCTAGTGCTCAATTCTGTGGTGTAGCTGAAATGATTGGACCTGTAAATTTTGACAAGAGTGCGGACTTCTGGCAGCAAGATAAGTGGAGTGGGCAGTTTCCTGTGAAGTGGCACATAATTAAAGATGTACCGAACAGTCAGTTTAGACACATCGTTCTTGAAAATAATGATAACAAGCCTGTGACCAACAGTCGGGATACACAAGAG ATTTGGGAGAGAAAGACAGATGGAGATGGTCGAATAGTAGTTCAATCAAATTCCAGAAGACACAA GTACTTGGATGATAGTGAAGAATACGGGTAG
- the LOC112795499 gene encoding YTH domain-containing protein ECT4 isoform X5, with the protein MAATQPSQGPDHTVEEISAESDNMKDQLHSSIPERSISSNSSQGTAAIGHSREITSQSGPFGSGGDRPLYPPNVFAPQAQAFYYRGFENANGEWDEYPSYVNSEGLDIGSPGVYNENPSLIFHSGYGFNPQMPYGPYSPVTTPLPSVGGDAQLYSPQQFPYTGPPYYHQLVPPSLPYLNSPTPVSQPEITNLVSIDQQVDSMFFGPRPGYPSVGSFGRGSFSLAPGSFGFHESQQGFDGPRSGGIWSDCSKPSERHRSLMPLSPSVSPQPIGSIGSFGQSVGMASHQQRSMYGFGSGSNSYGRGYLPNQVSSFAGTNSSLSTNDRSFLFHENSRRQGRANAAFCNCNGTLDILSEQYRGPRASKLKTQISAENSSVDNSKSNAASTAKFQNESVNRPDFATDYKDAKFFVIKSYSEDNVHKSIKYGVWASTPNGNRKLDAAYRQAQEKQDHCPIFLFFSVNASAQFCGVAEMIGPVNFDKSADFWQQDKWSGQFPVKWHIIKDVPNSQFRHIVLENNDNKPVTNSRDTQEIWERKTDGDGRIVVQSNSRRHKYLDDSEEYG; encoded by the exons ATGGCGGCAACCCAACCATCGCAGGGTCCGGATCATACCGTCG AAGAGATATCAGCTGAATCAGATAACATGAAGGATCAG CTTCATTCATCTATACCTGAGAGGTCAATATCTTCTAACTCCTCTCAGGGCACAGCAGCTATAGGTCATTCAAGAGAAATCACAAGTCAATCAGGACCTTTTGGTTCTGGTGGAGATCGTCCTTTGTACCCACCAAATGTGTTTGCTCCCCAGGCTCAGGCTTTCTATTACAGAG GATTTGAAAATGCCAATGGTGAATGGGATGAATATCCCTCATATGTCAATTCTGAGGGATTGGATATTGGATCTCCT GGTGTCTACAATGAAAATCCATCTCTTATATTCCATTCTGGATATGGCTTCAACCCACAAATGCCATATGGACCGTATTCCCCAGTTACCACACCGTTGCCTTCTGTAGGTGGAGATGCACAGTTATACTCTCCTCAGCAATTTCCATACACTGGGCCACCTTATTATCATCAACTAGTTCCTCCCAGCTTACCATATCTCAATTCACCAACTCCAGTTTCACAGCCAGAGATCACCAACCTTGTAAGCATTGATCAACAGGTTGATAGCATGTTTTTTGGACCAAGACCAGGCTATCCATCAGTGGGATCTTTTGGCAGAGGCAGTTTTTCTTTAGCACCTGGCTCCTTTGGTTTTCATGAATCCCAGCAAGGATTTGATGGACCAAGATCTGGTGGAATCTGGTCAGATTGCTCGAAACCCTCAGAAAGGCACAGGTCTCTAATGCCTCTATCACCATCTGTTTCTCCACAACCAATTGGCTCGATTGGCTCATTTGGCCAGAGTGTTGGAATG GCTTCTCATCAACAACGATCAATGTATGGTTTTGGATCTGGTTCAAACTCCTATGGTAGGGGCTATCTGCCTAACCAGGTTTCTAGCTTTGCAGGCACCAATTCCAGTCTTAGCACAAATGACAGGAGCTTCCTTTTTCATGAAAATAGCAGACGGCAAGGCAGAGCAAATGCTGCTTTTTGCAATTGTAATGGTACCCTTGATATACTTAGCGAACAATATCGAGGACCTAGGGCATCAAAGCTGAAAACTCAAATTTCAGCTGAAAATAGTTCTGTTGATAATAGTAAAAGTAATGCTGCATCTACTGCTAAGTTCCAAAATGAATCAGTCAACCGACCTGATTTTGCAACAGATTACAAGGATGCCAAATTTTTTGTCATCAAATCTTATAGTGAAGATAATGTTCACAAGAGCATCAAATATGGGGTCTGGGCAAGTACACCAAATGGAAACAGAAAGCTAGATGCCGCTTATCGCCAAGCACAAGAGAAGCAAGATCACTGTCCTATATTTCTCTTCTTTTCG GTAAATGCTAGTGCTCAATTCTGTGGTGTAGCTGAAATGATTGGACCTGTAAATTTTGACAAGAGTGCGGACTTCTGGCAGCAAGATAAGTGGAGTGGGCAGTTTCCTGTGAAGTGGCACATAATTAAAGATGTACCGAACAGTCAGTTTAGACACATCGTTCTTGAAAATAATGATAACAAGCCTGTGACCAACAGTCGGGATACACAAGAG ATTTGGGAGAGAAAGACAGATGGAGATGGTCGAATAGTAGTTCAATCAAATTCCAGAAGACACAA GTACTTGGATGATAGTGAAGAATACGGGTAG
- the LOC112795499 gene encoding YTH domain-containing protein ECT4 isoform X4 gives MKDQGTAAIGHSREITSQSGPFGSGGDRPLYPPNVFAPQAQAFYYRGFENANGEWDEYPSYVNSEGLDIGSPGVYNENPSLIFHSGYGFNPQMPYGPYSPVTTPLPSVGGDAQLYSPQQFPYTGPPYYHQLVPPSLPYLNSPTPVSQPEITNLVSIDQQVDSMFFGPRPGYPSVGSFGRGSFSLAPGSFGFHESQQGFDGPRSGGIWSDCSKPSERHRSLMPLSPSVSPQPIGSIGSFGQSVGMASHQQRSMYGFGSGSNSYGRGYLPNQVSSFAGTNSSLSTNDRSFLFHENSRRQGRANAAFCNCNGTLDILSEQYRGPRASKLKTQISAENSSVDNSKSNAASTAKFQNESVNRPDFATDYKDAKFFVIKSYSEDNVHKSIKYGVWASTPNGNRKLDAAYRQAQEKQDHCPIFLFFSVNASAQFCGVAEMIGPVNFDKSADFWQQDKWSGQFPVKWHIIKDVPNSQFRHIVLENNDNKPVTNSRDTQEVKLQQGIEMLTILKNYETDVSILDDFEFYEDRQKAMQERKARQQSSMMAVGLVGESEHRGPANISGDFMKQMSKSFAQVVRLDESNNEATIASRGTSGSACPVGVVKADDGSGIPVSASTTQTG, from the exons ATGAAGGATCAG GGCACAGCAGCTATAGGTCATTCAAGAGAAATCACAAGTCAATCAGGACCTTTTGGTTCTGGTGGAGATCGTCCTTTGTACCCACCAAATGTGTTTGCTCCCCAGGCTCAGGCTTTCTATTACAGAG GATTTGAAAATGCCAATGGTGAATGGGATGAATATCCCTCATATGTCAATTCTGAGGGATTGGATATTGGATCTCCT GGTGTCTACAATGAAAATCCATCTCTTATATTCCATTCTGGATATGGCTTCAACCCACAAATGCCATATGGACCGTATTCCCCAGTTACCACACCGTTGCCTTCTGTAGGTGGAGATGCACAGTTATACTCTCCTCAGCAATTTCCATACACTGGGCCACCTTATTATCATCAACTAGTTCCTCCCAGCTTACCATATCTCAATTCACCAACTCCAGTTTCACAGCCAGAGATCACCAACCTTGTAAGCATTGATCAACAGGTTGATAGCATGTTTTTTGGACCAAGACCAGGCTATCCATCAGTGGGATCTTTTGGCAGAGGCAGTTTTTCTTTAGCACCTGGCTCCTTTGGTTTTCATGAATCCCAGCAAGGATTTGATGGACCAAGATCTGGTGGAATCTGGTCAGATTGCTCGAAACCCTCAGAAAGGCACAGGTCTCTAATGCCTCTATCACCATCTGTTTCTCCACAACCAATTGGCTCGATTGGCTCATTTGGCCAGAGTGTTGGAATG GCTTCTCATCAACAACGATCAATGTATGGTTTTGGATCTGGTTCAAACTCCTATGGTAGGGGCTATCTGCCTAACCAGGTTTCTAGCTTTGCAGGCACCAATTCCAGTCTTAGCACAAATGACAGGAGCTTCCTTTTTCATGAAAATAGCAGACGGCAAGGCAGAGCAAATGCTGCTTTTTGCAATTGTAATGGTACCCTTGATATACTTAGCGAACAATATCGAGGACCTAGGGCATCAAAGCTGAAAACTCAAATTTCAGCTGAAAATAGTTCTGTTGATAATAGTAAAAGTAATGCTGCATCTACTGCTAAGTTCCAAAATGAATCAGTCAACCGACCTGATTTTGCAACAGATTACAAGGATGCCAAATTTTTTGTCATCAAATCTTATAGTGAAGATAATGTTCACAAGAGCATCAAATATGGGGTCTGGGCAAGTACACCAAATGGAAACAGAAAGCTAGATGCCGCTTATCGCCAAGCACAAGAGAAGCAAGATCACTGTCCTATATTTCTCTTCTTTTCG GTAAATGCTAGTGCTCAATTCTGTGGTGTAGCTGAAATGATTGGACCTGTAAATTTTGACAAGAGTGCGGACTTCTGGCAGCAAGATAAGTGGAGTGGGCAGTTTCCTGTGAAGTGGCACATAATTAAAGATGTACCGAACAGTCAGTTTAGACACATCGTTCTTGAAAATAATGATAACAAGCCTGTGACCAACAGTCGGGATACACAAGAG GTGAAATTgcaacagggaattgaaatgttGACCATTTTGAAGAACTACGAAACCGATGTATCTATCTtagatgattttgaattttatgaagatCGACAGAAGGCTATGCAGGAACGGAAGGCAAGGCAACAGAGCAGTATGATGGCTGTCGGACTAGTTGGAGAAAGTGAGCATAGGGGTCCTGCTAACATTAGCGGTGATTTCATGAAGCAGATGTCAAAGAGCTTTGCTCAAGTTGTTCGCTTGGATGAGAGTAATAATGAAGCTACAATTGCCAGTAGAGGAACTTCTGGCTCCGCTTGCCCTGTGGGTGTAGTTAAAGCTGACGATGGCAGTGGCATTCCAGTGTCTGCCTCTACAACTCAAACTGGTTAG